In Chloroflexota bacterium, the genomic stretch ACATAGCCTTGCTCAAAAGGCAGGTCGCCCTTCTCGCTCTTCACGTGCCCCTTGCCCGCCAGGATGAACACCTCGTGCTCAAACCAATGGGCGTGGAAGGGCGACGCCTTGCCCGGCGGCACCTCAAAGATGCGCATGGCGAAATTCGGTGCGCCATCCGCCTCGCCGATGACCCAACGCACGGTAACGCCGGGAACCTCATGCACCGGTTCCGCCGGCGTCGCCGTGTACGGCTGTGCCTTGATTCCCATCGGTTACCCCTTTCCGCCTATTCGGCGCCTGAAGTAGTCGGCCACCAACCGCGGCAAGCGGTGGCTCATGTTGCAATAGTCGCTTTGCTCCGCGAGGACGTCGGTCATCCACCGGGTTCCGCGCTCATCCTGCGTGGCGATGGAGTAGGCCAGCCTCGGCACGCGGTAGAACAGGCCGGCGATTTCCCTCGCCCGTTGCAGCGAACGCCCCATGCCGCCCATGACGCGACGGGTGTATTCGGCGGCCGACAGGTTGTGCCCCACCACGTCGGCGGCCAACTGCCCGCTGCGGATGGCGTAGCGGATGCCCTCGCCCAGCAGTGGATCCACCAGGCTGGCCGCGTCGCCCAGAAGGAGCACGCGCCCTCGGCCAAGCGGGCCTCTTCCCCCGAAAACCGGCAGCGGATGCCCGCGCCAGCGGACGCCGTCCGTGCGGATGCCCAGGCGCGCCAACTCCGCCTCCAGCACCCTGCGCAAGGGCCGTCGCCCCCGCCGGAAGTCCACGATGCCCACCGACAGCGACTCGCGCCTGGGGAACACCCAGATGTACCCGCCCGGAAGCGCGCCGAACTGGAACAAGGCCGTGCCGCGC encodes the following:
- a CDS encoding cupin domain-containing protein codes for the protein MKAQPYTATPAEPVHEVPGVTVRWVIGEADGAPNFAMRIFEVPPGKASPFHAHWFEHEVFILAGKGHVKSEKGDLPFEQGYVVFVPGGETHQFVNDGEDVLRFICVIPHPRQEAK
- a CDS encoding geranylgeranyl reductase family protein, with amino-acid sequence MTPLWDAIIVGAGPAGASAAYFLGVMGLRALVLERESLPRDKPCGGAVPRSALARFPFDFGPVIEDAVTLVRYAWLGEEVAVPLPDAPVVMVRRREFDAHILAHARAEVRARTPVSEIRAEGDTVRIRTADGATHAGRYLLLCEGSTGTLAAGLGLGSRRAATPTLQAEVPMSQAGSDWRGTALFQFGALPGGYIWVFPRRESLSVGIVDFRRGRRPLRRVLEAELARLGIRTDGVRWRGHPLPVFGGRGPLGRGRVLLLGDAASLVDPLLGEGIRYAIRSGQLAADVVGHNLSAAEYTRRVMGGMGRSLQRAREIAGLFYRVPRLAYSIATQDERGTRWMTDVLAEQSDYCNMSHRLPRLVADYFRRRIGGKG